The Branchiostoma floridae strain S238N-H82 chromosome 18, Bfl_VNyyK, whole genome shotgun sequence DNA window CCACAGGCTTCTCCAGTTGTCACCACGAGGGGGATGACAGCAAATTTTCCCTAGCTTTTCCTTTGTAAAGTCAGAAGAGTAACGACTTTGTATACATTGCACCAAACTATAGCATGATAGAAGGCACACAGATATTACTTAATGACAGTAATCTCAGTTCTATGCACCTCCTTACTTCTTACTATGTTAGACATTCATCAGAAAGATAGATGACAAATAACCTTTGTGTCTGTTTCTTTCAGCACCTGTCTGGAGTGATAGAACATGTGAAACTGCTGCTGATAGACAGTAAGGTGTTTGCTGAAGAGGTGGAGCCCACTGGAGCTGTGCCCATGGAGCTATCACTGGAGAGGTAAACAAATAATTCAAAACCTAATAAAAGAGTATCTTCATTTTTCTGGTCTGTCTGCACTGTACCAGACACATGAATAAGTAAACTATATAAATTATGTGTTCACACTGCTTTGACTTTGTTGCACTTTTGACAGCCCAGAAAGACCTTCCAGGGTACTGAGAACATTTGGTTTAGGTAGACAGGTGTGGTCACTTATTACTATTAGACAAGATTCTTTTAAGAATGCTTGCTGTGTcatcaaaaagtggtcacatttccaaggtCATCTTTATGTGGAGGTGGGTACTTGTACGGGTCTTTCTGAGtcaaatgctgagtgcttaggcaagaaagcagcatgtaccctTTGCTATGATGTACCCCACTCAATAGATAAAGGTTCCAACCATCCATGACTCGGtggggatcaaactcatgacctacccAACACtctccagggctcgaaattcattttggggattaggtgcactggtgcacccagcttaaaaaattgggtgcaccaaaaacattttgggtgcaccacttaaatttcagtAATAACCTTATAATAAAACTtggttacaagctatcaaatccttaaacaagtaccatgacagacattttattctctttctaacacttagaatatgatgcatactagtatactttgatatctttacatacataaacctaagaaaatatttgggtgcaccctgtgcacccacagaaaataattgggtgcacagctccaattttgtgTGCACctagtatttcaagccctggctCTCCAATACAAGTCAATAACAACAGGATTGTGATGCTTTGTCCCCAGGTATCGCATTGCAGCTGTACCCACAGGACTGAAGAACAGCAGAGACAGGAGGCTGACCCCCAGAGTCTCCCACAAACTCTTCAAAGGGACAGACATCCTGAGCAGGGAGAGACTGCCTCTACAGAGGGTACTCAACCAATGGTAAGGACCTGCCTCTGTAGAGCCTTTTGATGTAATGTGTTATCTACAGTTTtgaccatgttggtgtccccaTTAGCATTGGACAGACATTCTGAGCAGGGAGAGACTGCCTCTGCAAAGGGTACTCAACCAATGGTAAGGACCTGCCTCTGTAGAGCCTTCATGTAATGTGTTATCTACAGTTTtgaccatgttggtgtccccaTTAGCATTGGACAGACATTCTGAGCAGGGAGAGACTGCCTCTACAAAGGGTACTCAACCAGTGGTAAGGTCCTGCCTCTAAAGAGTCTTTTCATGTGATGTTCTGTCTACAATGtcagccatgttggtgtccctattgGCATTTTATTATATCATAGCTGAAACATGTTTGGATGGACATTCTGATCAGGGACAGACTGCCTCTACAAAGGGTACTCAACCTATGGTAAGGTCCTGCATCTAAAGAGCCTTTTAATGTAATGTGGTGTCTGCTTTGTcgaccatgttggtgtccccaTTAGCATTTCATTATATCATAGCTGAAACATTTTTGGACGCACATTCTGATCAGGGACAGACTGCTTCTGCAAAGGGTACTCAACCAGTGGTAAGGTCCTGCCTCTATGGAGCATTGTAAAATGTGACCTGCACTGTGTtggccatgttggtgtcccttaAAGTCATAGCTGAAACATATTTGAACAGACATTCTGAGCAGGGAGAGACTGCCTCTACAAAGGGTACTCAACCAATGGTAAGGGCCTGCCTCTGTAGAGCCTTGTCAAATTCAAATGATGTAACCATGTTGGTCTCCCTATTAGCAATATATATCTGAACCATTTGGAGCTATCAAGCAGCTTTCTGTAAAACTGTATAAAAAGTTTGATCAATAGCATTATGCAGTGTTGTAAGCAGTAAGATTGTTTCCCAAGCTCTTAAGGTAGACAAGCCAGAAGTTAATAATTGCTAATCAGGTACAAAGGAAAATTTAGAAAGAAGAGGAAAAGTAGACCACACAACCTTGGTATACCTCAGTATGTTAATTAGGTAATGTAATCCGAGTTGTTCTTTGAGTGTCTACCATCTTGCTCCATAGTGCAGCCCTGCTGTAATAAAGGTCCACGTTGTGACAGTTTCTGAGGGACCCCTTTGCAATCCTTGTGTACTTAACTGGTGTTATGTTTTCCCGTTGTGTTTAACCCCAGGTACGGGGACAGTAAGCAGGAGTGGAGACTGCTGTACAAGGCGTCCAGAGACGGTTACACGGCCGATGCATTCCACCAGAACTGTGACGGTTTCAGCCCCACCATTGTGCTCATCCTGGTGAGTTGGTCGTTTCACATGAGCGCCACCTAGTGACTTTTGCTATTATTACATAAGTCTGGACTCTTATGAACATGTttaatatgttactatcatgtcctgttgatatatctgcctatgttgGTCAATTTATATACAACTCTTTTAAAAACGGGGAAAATATCATACTGTCCTGAAGCAGCACATAACGTTAGCCTGATTGTTAATCCTATTATCATtcgtaaaatagattagtttctTGGAATTTTTTGGATAttagcaactcatgtagttaaactgttctgtatgtattgtatgtacaagttgccacacattgtaaCCTTTACAGTTTCGTGCAATTAAGTTCTATCTTCTTCATGtataaaaatagaagtacaGTATTTCTAAACAGCATTGTTATATAATTACAGTGGGTGAATATACACATCATGTACTGTTTTGGGTGTGCAGCTGGGTTTGGGTatatatctcaagaaccgctggatggattgtgatggtTTCTGGTGGGTAGGTGGGGTGATCCCGACAGTGAAgcttgattttgggcctcctggtggttgACTTTGGTACTACAGCAACAATTGTTTTGCATACATTTCGTCCTGGATGTGCTGTGGTGTTTAATTTTTGGTGTTGACATAAAGATCAAGTATTGTaaattttggccccctagctgTGGATCTGCTGGGTcatattgtgtttgtttgtttgtttgtttgtttatttattcgcacacaagtattacattaaaacacaaaacgaaaacaatggataaaacaggtgcaggaggagggaaaaagcttgtgaagcttatacttagctccctcctcctttaaactaaacaaaattgattatgatatataataataaagtaaagtaatacatagaatGATATTGATacaataaggataaacaagtaattaatggtatgaattaacaatgaatgataaagtaacGTAATATGTAGAAAATAATAATGATGCAATAAGGATAACCATGTAATTAATGGTTTgacttaacaataaataataaatcatgTGTTAATGTGTGTCTATCCTGTCAAATATCTTAAGAACAGCATTTCTAGACAGCATTGTTAAACCTGTTTGTCCTGTACCCTGTATTGCTGTAGGGCCACAAGGGGAATGTGTGTGGGGGATTCAGTGATGTACCCTGGACAAGTAAAGCCCCCGCACAGGGGAAGTACATCGCTTCAGACAGGTAAGAGTGATGTACAGTTTTTTACAgcagtcagatgtgcaaaagttaggtgtgactgGTTGCTCAGTGTATAATATGACCAACTGCTGCCGTGCCGCGttcctgcgaagctggtgtgttatgcggAAGGGCAGttgtaccggctatacagatacagatagtttttgttttgatagattttttgttgttagGGGTTGATATTCTTGGCTAATTCATATGGCATTCCAAATGAAcaaaaaagtaccaaaatgtgcaaaatattacacaatgatgtcctgaactgaactgaactgatgtcCTTTGACTTCTAACTCTTCTCTCTTTGACTTAACAATATGTCAATatgatagcctgggtaccatcaggATAGCTGTTttctcctatgttcgcttctgctacccgtctggagacaTGCACATTCACACCTTTTGGTGGTTACGTCAGTTCATGGGagtgggttctagagcactcattcgatgacaacaggccctcccgcaagcggACGGAGGGCCCTTCGGAAaggcctgttcgaacgagcgcttgtaCTCATACCTTAATTTGCTCatatgtagggaccaatcacCACCTgttcaaaatttggacgattaaAGACGTTAACATGGTTTGGGATCCCAGACAGAATGGCAGAGaagctatatatatagtgtataatgaatgtcagagctagaagtgactgtatacatagaatacaacacggtgtattctgtatcgcccaaggtatcagcctgaccgcgggttggatcgcccgacggccgaaggcatatcatgccaacctgagAAAACTCATGTTTATCgcaaaaaaagagcaaaaacatGTCCTTGATGCACGTTGCGACAACAACTTTATTCGTCCATTCGAACAAAagaacagggtaaaggaacagGCTTCGAACTGGTTAACGGAACAAACTTCTATCTCACTACGAGTTCACCTGAGCTCAGCTAAATGTAAATTCATAATAACAGCTTGATTTGTTGCaacatttgaaacatttgaaaGGCACGGCAGTCATAAGTTTCTACTGAATTTGAATCTGCTGGCTAGCCAATGCGCTGGAGCTCGAGGAAGAGCCGCCGAAGTTCCAGGTTCCCCCTTGGATCGTTGCTCCGGCAAAAGTTATGTGGACAGTGGGCTGCGTGGAAGGGGTCGGGAACACAGGCGATGGTGCTGGCGGTTTCTCGGCACTTCCCATGATGATGTCATTCATTTCCTTTTGTTGCTCCTCAGTAGCACACGAGTAGTTGTTGACAGACTGGAGGTTCTTGTGCCCAGACAGCTGCACGATTCGCGTAGGGGGGAGGTCGGCGGACACGAGCGTTTGCATCATTGTCTTTCTTGCACTATGGTTGACCTTACAGCCCGACAGACCTGCTTTCTCAGCCATGGTGCGCATGATGCTCCCGATTTTGTTCTTCCCCATCGACAAACCATACTTCAGCACCAGCTTTGCGCGCTTGGTTGATTCCAAGGTAAAAATGTGCCGTTGGATGCATCTGCGTCATTGGTCTGCGCTTTCGGTACTCTCTGTACAAGTTGACGGGACATGGAGACGGGCGCTCCGGACATGCGTAGGCCCGTGGCCGAAATGGTCGTGAATCGGAGGTTGCACCGGTCCTGGTTTTAGTCGCCCGCTCACTGTACTCTAGTACACTCCGTCCTTGGCTGTCGGTTGTTTCTTCTATGTCCCCCCAGAGCATGGTGCAATGCTCCGCCCGGGACCGCATGCCAAACAGCATGGTGTTATTCAGCCACAGGGCGCTGATGAGGCTTTCGGGGTTGTACGGCCCAATAAGCCTCTTTTTTTCCAAGAGTTTCATTTGGGCTGCGCTCAGTGGCTCCGCACGGTTTGGCTTACTTCCCTTCCCTTCCTTCTTCAGGCTCTTCCGCTTCGCCACAAGGCATTCACGTGAATGCGCAAAACGGCGATCAGTCATGATCTCTGCTGGGTAGGCCTTCTCTTTTAGATAACGGGCAATGGACCGATGCTTGCTGGTTAAGCTGTCTGGCTCATATTCTTCGCCACTATCCTTGCGTATGCCTATGAAGAATCTTCCCAGCATCTCATCCAAGTCTTCCTCCGACATGTTCTCCGGCCTCCTCTCTTCTCCATTTGCCTCCAGGAACAACACGAAGTGACTGATTTCGGCCTCTGTCTTCCTCTTCGTGTTGAGGTTCTTCTCATTGTCAATGTAACTCGAGCTTGAAACACTATCATACTCTTGGAAAAGAATACTTCTCTTCATCTTGGATGCTGCCatcgtaaaaatgtaacaatttggtTCGAGAAGCCAGTGTTCGATCGAATTTTCAACGGCGCGTTCTGTTTGATCGATGGGaccctgtgtgatacaactttcgaaCCCGGGCCGTACGGATAGTTATCATCCAGTCCGGActacccgtatcaaacgttttcgcgtcacaggtatgatataaatagTATATAGTGAACGTCGGAGCTAACTattttccggatggtacccaggctacctggAACGTGTAGGACGTCCGTAAAGTTGGAACTTTTAACGCCTGATAGCCACATACCTGCAGATATAAATCGAAATTTACTCTTGATCTCTTGTAGGGCATTTCTGTTCACCCTGGTAAACCAACAAGGGGTGGAGCCGACACGTTTCCACATCCTTAACAAGAAGTTTGCCACATCACACCATCCAAAGTAAGTATTAGcagagttggacaagttttctaaaattcacttgtcctatcgagcaagtacatagaaaatttacttgtccgAACTATCTTTTCACTTGTCCGgtaatttaaatgacatttgtcaagtattttcaattccatcaatggaatttgtttattgttgacTCAATTTTTCTGTGTTAAGCAATGCTTGATGCTATGACTGAAAGGTCACATGTATGTCAAAATctctctcatggaaaaatcttacttgtccgatcggacaagtggccATGCACTCACCtgatcagcattttcacttgccctggacaatcaagctagtggacttgtccaaccctgattaGCTGACAGCATTGTCCATGGAGTGTTGAGAAATATTTAAGCAATAACCTGATAGAAAGACGATTCCATAAGATTCTAAACTTTTATTTGTCTCCTTTTGGATGATAAGAAAGGGCATCTGGAGTTACTGTATTGATATCTTTCTATATAATCATACAGTATTGTAAAGTATACATCATTGAGTATCATGTACTTTGACTTATGACAGGTCTTCACTCTGTTCTGCAGTTTTGGACCCATCTTCGGAGCGGGCGCGGACCTCTATATCGCTAACAACTGCCACACAGGCACGGAGTGTTACTCCAACTTACCGCACTCGTACAGCGGCGACAATGCCTCCTGCAGTATACTCATGGGGGATTATTACTTCAACGTTCTAGACTACGAGGTCTTCACTCTGGGCGACCATTAAATATTCGGGTTCTTTTCCGCATTCGCCAAATAGactattactcaagcaactggacatgattttgaaaatggtcagacgtttcaggtaatAGCCACTACCTCTTGGCAATGACACTTGTTGAAGAAGAGATTTTATACCCTTACTATGAATGGTTAGGGTATAGTTAGGGTAGAAAATCTGCTTTTCAACAAGATCatctcagtgtcactgacaaaaggtattggatgctacctgaaacgcccgaccgtttctaaaatcatatccagttgcttgctatttggcatatcttattacctggatgtcaaaccttcatcgacgtagccTTTCCACATTGTTTAGGTATGCAGCTAAAAGAAATCCCTATGAATTAtggaaaagtttttttatagttgTAACATTTGAGCGTTGTTCTAACAGAAAAGAAACACTCACCCTGAATTTTCAGTTGATCTCGCCGACCCGCCgtcataatataatatattgcCAGATGTTTGTCCCCATTCCCCTGGTTATATTCAaccagaagaagaaaaagagttCAATGGACACAGACGTTTGTCAAGAACAACACACATCAAAGCCTACGAAGAATACTTGAAGTTCTTTATTACATTGGTGATGCTGCCGGTAATCAAATCATATTACTGAACCCAAGTTAAAAAGCCTCAGCTAAGACGTACGAACTGTGATTTGCCAAACCATTATACGTGTCTAAAACTTGTAGGTTAGTCTCCAATTAAGATTACATTTGATAATGAATTCTAAATATTATTAGAATAACTATCTGGTATTGCAAAGTAGTCTTTGAATTCCTTAGAAAGATTATTAAGAAAGACACATGTTCATGACTTAAGGATAACGAACTCCCAAGGGCAGGAACTCTCCGAGGATAAACTGAAGTGGACTGATGCGTCATCATGATCGCTTACATCTCGTTGATGCATCAGAACTAAGTCTACCTGCATGCAATTCAGACGTAATTAAACTCTCTAACAGCTACTACATTtacaatgttgtacaattgtttaaaaaatgtttgctgGCATAACACACCTTGAGGAGAAGATTCCACCTtactatacatgtgtatgacGAGTATCAGTTAAGCGCACAATAGTGTGTGATGATACATGCTGACATCTTAGAATCAACTCACAATATGAAAAGGCCCTTTCTATGACACGGACAGCAATATTAGAACAACACGGTTGAACACGTTTTCATATTCCATTATCGCCGTATTTGCATGAGTTTCTAATACAATGAGAAAATGCATTTTCTCGGCATGACTTGTACTGTGGATTAGACAGCAATATCCCAACAACACGATTGAACATTCAAACTGTGGTTTCCTTTTCCGTAATCATCGTGTGACACATTTGCATGAGTTTCGTCTCTAGAACATTCGGAACCGGCCTTTCTGGTGGACTTTCCCGCCAACAcgacatcatgacgtcatacatcTCTCCGGAACAATCCGGAGGCCTCCTCAGCCGGACTCCCCTCCGGAGTGTCCTGGCGAGCTGGTGgcaggttggttggttgttgcCACCGTAACGCGGTTCTCGTCCCAgcgtggcgatctcccacagcagcacgccgaaggACCAGACGTCACTCTGACAGGTGTACTCGCCTGTCTCTAAAGACTCCACAGACATCCAGTTCAACGGCAATACTTCATGTCCTACGTTGTTTGTATCTCGATCAGCCGGTTCTTTGCCACGTTTATCATTGGACACGTGTTGGACAGTGGTATAGACGTCACGGGCCTGTCCGAAGTCGGCCAGCTTGGCCACGTTGTCGGCAGTGATGAGGACGTTCCGAGCGGCCACGTCACCGTGAGTGAGAGCCAGACGCTGGAGCTCCTGAAGAGCGCGGGCAATGTGTACGGCGTAGCGGAGATTACTATTATATGGGAGAGGCTGTGCGTGTGGTCGGTTTTGCCGTCGTTTCTGTTGCAGCAAACGTAAAAGGCAGCCTTTGGAAGCGTATTCCATGACGATATACGTTTTAGTCGACTCATTGACCAATGCCAACAGCTGGATGATGTTGGAGCGAAGGTTGTCGTGATGCCGATCCTCGTGCACGGCtaccaagatggctgcctccCTGAAGAAGCTGCGGTAACACGGACCGTCTCGTGTGCGAACCTCCTTGGCAGCAACGGTGACGTCCCCGGCAGATGTCTTGAGCCTGGCCCGAATGACGTGACCGAACCTGCCCATACCTACCAGCTGACCGAGTGTCAGATGTCGGCTGGTCGTGCCCCAGCGCCTGAGCCAGCCCGGTCGGACGGCCTGCGCCAGATCTGACTCCACCTGCTCCAGCTGCAGAAGGGCTTcggtctctctgtctctgtctggcTGTCCACAACACAACTGTCTCCTTTTGTACAGCATTATTATTGTCGCTACGCATGCAGCCAGTACGATTATGGATCCAACTGGCACAAGGCTCTCCAGTAGTGGCACTGTTTGTTCTGCTCGCTTTTCGTCACAGTTCTTCCCTGTCCAGGGCGCAACGCACGTGCAGCTGCCGTCCACGTTGTCGCAGGTGGCGTTGTTCTTACAGGTGCAGGTCAGTTGGCATCCCAGACCGTGCCTGTATCTCGGACAGGGTACGTCACACCACAGTCCGTACCAGCCGGCCGTGCAGGTACACTTGCCGTCGCTGGGGCTACAGCTCGCACCGTTTCGGCAGCGGCACTTCTTCAGACACCGCTCGCCGAAGGTTCCGTTCCGGCAGGTTGCCTGACACCTGGTTCCCGTCCACCCCGGGGGACAGACGCAGCCATCCCGCCAGTCACAGGCCGCGCCTTGGAGGCAGTCACAAGCTTCGTCACAGAACTCGCCTTTTCGATTAGGCGGGCACTTGGCAATGTCAACTACAATGGTTGCATTGAAGACATTTCCATTGGCGTCTGAAGCCTGGCACTGGTAGAGACCATTGTCTTTCAACCGTATGTTGAAAAGAGTTTGTTCTAATCGAGTAGCATTGCTCCTAGCAATCTCTGATCCGTTTGCAAGTCGCAATACTAACATTGTGGCACTGACGTGATGGACTTGACAGTGAACAGTGACGTTAGCGGAAATGTAGATATCAGAAGGGTCGCTAGGTATCGTCGTTACAGAAACACCAGGCTTTGGAATGTCACAGGCGACACCTTGCCACCCGGCTGTACATTTGCAGGCACCATTGAAGCCATGGCAACGGGCACCATTTTTACAGATGCAGATCTGATCACAAATAACGCCATATTTATCGGGATCGCAGCCGACCGGCGTCAAATCAAAAGTTAGGGTTTCAACATGCACAATGACGATTCTTCCAAATTGTTTTTGTGAAATTTCGACAGGATCCAGCAGTGTCGGAAATTGGCAAACATAATGAGTTTtgcttttctttggaaatgcgAAGGAAAATAACCATATTAAAATCGGATTCTgaagtttttctttcaattgagGGATCTGCTGTTCTAAGTAACGCAGGTC harbors:
- the LOC118405472 gene encoding uncharacterized protein LOC118405472; the protein is MKRSILFQEYDSVSSSSYIDNEKNLNTKRKTEAEISHFVLFLEANGEERRPENMSEEDLDEMLGRFFIGIRKDSGEEYEPDSLTSKHRSIARYLKEKAYPAEIMTDRRFAHSRECLVAKRKSLKKEGKGSKPNRAEPLSAAQMKLLEKKRLIGPYNPESLISALWLNNTMLFGMRSRAEHCTMLWGDIEETTDSQGRSVLEYSERATKTRTGATSDSRPFRPRAYACPERPSPCPVNLYREYRKRRPMTQMHPTAHFYLGINQARKAGAEVWFVDGEEQNREHHAHHG
- the LOC118406138 gene encoding receptor tyrosine-protein kinase erbB-4-like, with the translated sequence MISSTKSGSAVCRCGSLDIEHNRDRNMAIKGVILLLDLYFLLCRADEGTNFTVSVFENAEIGTGVVSLPNLLGQKKAELPCVMLEGDRYGRFSVSTNCTVVVARPMDWSVQSEYLLKVRVGGLQDPGHHVVSIKVNVRNVLGYPPVYNETCATPVNLNGNRSKEFLFSISLSAEAETADGDVVSFEQTISKPLEQWNTDDPTILITTDSRCQARIAIAVHRLDDFAFESGQWKRIENSYLSCSAKSDDILPKLSIELIHNHKSQREDLRYLEQQIPQLKEKLQNPILIWLFSFAFPKKSKTHYVCQFPTLLDPVEISQKQFGRIVIVHVETLTFDLTPVGCDPDKYGVICDQICICKNGARCHGFNGACKCTAGWQGVACDIPKPGVSVTTIPSDPSDIYISANVTVHCQVHHVSATMLVLRLANGSEIARSNATRLEQTLFNIRLKDNGLYQCQASDANGNVFNATIVVDIAKCPPNRKGEFCDEACDCLQGAACDWRDGCVCPPGWTGTRCQATCRNGTFGERCLKKCRCRNGASCSPSDGKCTCTAGWYGLWCDVPCPRYRHGLGCQLTCTCKNNATCDNVDGSCTCVAPWTGKNCDEKRAEQTVPLLESLVPVGSIIVLAACVATIIMLYKRRQLCCGQPDRDRETEALLQLEQVESDLAQAVRPGWLRRWGTTSRHLTLGQLVGMGRFGHVIRARLKTSAGDVTVAAKEVRTRDGPCYRSFFREAAILVAVHEDRHHDNLRSNIIQLLALVNESTKTYIVMEYASKGCLLRLLQQKRRQNRPHAQPLPYNSNLRYAVHIARALQELQRLALTHGDVAARNVLITADNVAKLADFGQARDVYTTVQHVSNDKRGKEPADRDTNNVGHEVLPLNWMSVESLETGEYTCQSDVWSFGVLLWEIATLGREPRYGGNNQPTCHQLARTLRRGVRLRRPPDCSGEMYDVMMSCWRESPPERPVPNVLETKLMQMCHTMITEKETTV